One genomic region from Rosa rugosa chromosome 1, drRosRugo1.1, whole genome shotgun sequence encodes:
- the LOC133726878 gene encoding codeine O-demethylase-like, with the protein MSINGDEPLPEYIVEQWHLWSYRFFPITRSDPVSIRIQAKNELEKLRSALSSSGCFQAVGHGISSSFLDKVREAGTQFFALPVDEKQKYLEAAHVAGNDVKVTEKQVLDWCYRLTLRVFPEDKRSLNLWPESPNNLREVLDEYATKIKLMMGVLFKAMAKSLNLEENSFAHQLFGEQALMTARFNFYPRCSRADQVFGVKPHTDGSGVTVLLQDKEVQGLQVLVDGKWVRVPIVPHALVVNLGDQMQIMSDGIFKSAMHRVVTNTEKLRLSVAMFNLPAPETEIGPLVSLIHHETRPRLYKNVKNYGRINYKCYQRGEIALETVKM; encoded by the exons ATGTCCATCAATGGTGATGAACCACTCCCTGAGTATATTGTTGAACAATGGCATCTTTGGAGCTATAGATTCTTCCCCATCACTAGGTCAGATCCTGTTAGTATAAGAAtt CAAGCGAAGAACGAACTCGAGAAACTTAGATCAGCACTAAGCTCATCAGGCTGCTTCCAG GCAGTTGGTCATGGGATTTCAAGTTCCTTTCTTGACAAGGTACGCGAAGCTGGAACACAGTTCTTTGCACTTCCAGTGGATGAGAAGCAAAAGTACTTAGAGGCAGCTCATGTCGCCGGGAATGATGTCAAAGTCACAGAGAAGCAAGTTCTTGACTGGTGCTACCGTCTAACTCTTCGAGTATTCCCAGAAGATAAAAGAAGCCTTAATCTTTGGCCAGAAAGTCCAAACAACCTTAG AGAGgtgctagatgaatatgcaacAAAGATAAAGTTAATGATGGGTGTTCTCTTTAAGGCCATGGCAAAATCTTTGAATTTGGAAGAGAACAGCTTTGCACACCAGCTgtttggagagcaagctctgATGACAGCAAGATTCAACTTCTATCCGCGGTGTTCAAGAGCCGATCAGGTGTTTGGTGTGAAGCCACATACAGATGGGTCAGGAGTGACAGTTTTGTTGCAAGACAAAGAAGTACAAGGTCTTCAAGTTTTGGTAGATGGCAAATGGGTTAGAGTCCCCATTGTGCCTCATGCACTAGTTGTTAATCTCGGGGATCAGATGCAG ATTATGAGTGATGGAATATTCAAGAGTGCAATGCACAGGGTGGTGACAAATACAGAAAAGTTGAGACTATCTGTAGCCATGTTTAACTTACCAGCTCCTGAAACTGAGATTGGTCCATTGGTGAGCTTGATACATCATGAAACAAGGCCAAGGTTGTACAAAAATGTCAAGAACTACGGTCGCATCAACTACAAATGCTACCAGAGAGGAGAAATAGCACTTGAAACAGTAAAGATGTAA
- the LOC133727236 gene encoding protein SRG1-like, whose amino-acid sequence MARLDDDNDSVKLCMSVQEMSINGDEPPPEYIVREGIFGAIDSSPEIGQIPIIDINLYSTSSHDSEQAENELEKLRSALSSSGCFQAIGHGISSSFLDKLREAATQFFALPEEEKQKNPLEEKQKHFKVAHRTEGYGHDVKVSEEQVLDWAYRLTLRVFPEDQRCLDLWPENPNNFGEVLREYATKVRSMMGVLFKAMAKSLNLEENSFANQLFGEQALMTARFNFYPQCSRADQVLGVKPHTDGSGITVLLQDKEVEGLQILVEGKWVKVPIVPHAIVVNLGDQMQIMSNGIFKSPMHRVVTNFERMRLSVALFNEPDPEIEISPVEELIDEMRPRVYKNVKNYGRINYECYQRGEIALETMKI is encoded by the exons ATGGCTCGACTTGATGATGATAATGACTCGGTGAAGTTGTGCATGAGTGTCCAAGAAATGTCTATCAATGGTGATGAACCACCCCCTGAATATATTGTTAGAGAAGGCATCTTTGGAGCTATAGACTCTTCTCCAGAAATAGGCCAAATCCCTATCATTGATATCAATCTCTACTCCACATCATCACATGATTCTGAGCAAGCGGAGAACGAACTTGAGAAACTTAGATCAGCACTCAGCTCATCAGGCTGCTTCCAG GCAATTGGTCATGGGATTTCAAGTTCCTTTCTTGACAAGTTACGCGAAGCTGCAACACAATTCTTTGCACTGCCAGAGGAAGAGAAGCAAAAAAATCCACTGGAAGAGAAGCAAAAGCACTTCAAAGTAGCTCATCGAACTGAAGGATATGGTCATGATGTCAAAGTCTCAGAGGAGCAAGTTCTTGACTGGGCCTACCGTCTAACTCTTCGAGTATTTCCAGAAGATCAAAGATGCCTAGATCTTTGGCCAGAAAATCCAAACAACTTTGG TGAGGTGTTACGTGAATATGCAACAAAGGTAAGGTCTATGATGGGTGTTCTGTTTAAGGCCATGGCGAAATCGTTGAATTTGGAAGAGAACAGCTTTGCAAATCAGCTctttggagagcaagctctcaTGACAGCAAGATTCAACTTCTATCCACAGTGCTCAAGAGCCGATCAGGTGCTTGGTGTGAAACCACATACAGATGGATCAGGAATAACAGTGCTGTTGCAAGACAAAGAAGTAGAAGGTCTTCAAATTTTGGTGGAAGGCAAATGGGTTAAAGTCCCCATTGTGCCTCATGCTATAGTTGTTAACCTTGGTGATCAGATGCAG ATTATGAGTAATGGTATATTCAAGAGCCCAATGCACAGGGTTGTGACCAATTTTGAAAGGATGAGACTATCTGTGGCCTTGTTTAATGAACCAGATCCTGAAATTGAGATTAGTCCAGTGGAGGAACTGATAGATGAGATGAGGCCAAGAGTATACAAAAATGTCAAGAATTATGGTCGAATCAACTATGAATGCTATCAGAGAGGAGAAATAGCACTCGAAACAATGAAGATCTAA